One Aggregicoccus sp. 17bor-14 genomic window, ACACGGTGCGCTGTGGCAGCCCCTCCTTCGCGCCGTAGCTGCGCAGCTCTCCGTTCGCCCAGCGCAGCAGCCCCTGGCCGCGGGTGGCGATCCACAGCGCGCCCTGGCCGTCCTCGGCGAGCGCGTAGATGCGGGGCGTGGTGGTGGGCAGGGGCACCGCGACGAAGCGCCCGCCCTCGCGCCGCAGCAGGCCTCCCTCGCGCAGGGCCGCCCAGAGCACGCCCCCGCGCCCCGGAGCGAGCGCCGTCACCGCGCCGGGCGGCAGCCCCTCGGCGCCGGCAGCCGGCACGAAGGCCCCGCCGCTGCGGCGCAGCAGCCCCTCGCCGGTGCCCACCCAGAGCGTGCCGTCCTCCGTCTCGGCCAGCGCGGTGACGTGGCTGGGCGAGGGCAGGTGCGCCTCGAAGCGGCCCTGGCGGTAGGAGACGAGCCCGCCGGAGAGGGTGCCCGCCCACAGCGTGCCGTCGCGCGTGACGCGCAGCACCTGCACCACGTTCATGCGCAGCGCCGGGGTGTTCTGGGCGTCGAAGACGGTGAAGCGCGCCCCGTCGAAGCGTACCAGCCCCTCCTGGGTGGCCACCCAGAGGAAGCCGTCCGGCGTGCGGGCGAGCGCCTCCACGGTGTTCTGCGGGAGCCCCTGGTCCGTCTGCCACGTCTGCAGGCCGAACTGCGTCAGCGCGCGGCCCGGATCCAGCGCGTGCGCAGCCCGCCCGGGTAGCAGGAGGGCGAGCAGCAGTGCGAAGAGAGGACCCGGGCGCATCCTGCACGCAAGGGTACTCCTGCCCGCCGCGGAGCACACGCGCCCTCGCGGTACGAGGAGGGACCCGGGCAGGGCGGGCTAGTCCAGCCCGCGCTCCCAGAGGTCCTCTTCGTCCAGGCCGATGAGGTGCCCCACCTCGTGCATCACGGTGATGCCGATCTGCTCGATCAGCTCCTCGCGCGTGCGGGCGAAGCGCTCCAGGTTGCGCTGGTAGAGCACGATGGAGGCGGGGAAGTGGTCCGCCGCGTTCATCACGCTGCGCTCGCCCACGGGCGTGCCGCGGAAGACGCCGAGGATGGCGGGCGAGAGCGGGGGCTTCTCCGCGAGCAGGTCCTCGTCCGAGGGCAGGTCCTCCACGGCGATGGTGACGTTGTCGAGGTAGCCCTTCACGTGCTCGGGCAGGCCCTTCACCGCGTCCTCCAGCGCCTGATCGAAGGCCGCCTCGCCCAGGTGCACCGGGGGCGGGAACTCCTCGGGGGCGAGCGCCTGGGCGCGCTGGAAGCGGCGCTGCGCCTCCTTCGCGTCCCCGCGCCGCTCGGCCAGCAGCCCGAGCGAGTGGTGCGCCCACGGCTCGTCCGGCTCGTCCTCCAGCACGCGCTCGAAGGCCTTGCGCGCCTCCTCGAAGCGGCACAGCTCGAACAGCGCCATCGCCCGCTCCAGCTGCGCCTCCACCGAGCGCGGCACGTGCGCGAGCGCCGCGTCCGCCTTGACCAGCGCCTCTTCGCACTCGCCCAGCTGGTTGAAGCCCGTGGCCTCGAGCAGCAGGAACTCGAACACCCGCTCCACGTCGTCGGCCCGCTCGGCGAGCTTGCGCCCGCGCGCGCAGAGCGCGAGCCCCTCGCTCACCGCGTCCCGGTCCTCGCCCAGCCCCACCACGAGACACTCGGCTGCGCCCAGCAGCAGCTCCACGGCGTCCGGGGCGGCCTTCACCGCCCGCATGTACGTGCGCGCCGCGTCCTCCACCTCGCCGAGCTCCACCTGCGCCGCGGCCCGGAAGTGCAGCGCCTCGGGGTGCTCGGGCGAGAGCTGCAGCGCGCCCTCCGCGTGCGCGAGCGCCCCCTCGAAGTCCTCCGCGTCGAAGGCCTCCGCCGCCCGCTCCAGCCGCTCCACCACCCCTGCCGGATCCGCCTTCCGTGTGCCGCGCTTCGCCATAGGGGCGCCATAGAGACGCGCCGCGCGCCGCCTTGTCAATGCCACTCGGGCGCGCCCGCCGACACAGGCCCCGCAGGCCTCCCAGGTTCGTGTTGACAAGCCCCCGTCGGCCCTTATGTTGGCGCTCGCCTGGGCCGAGTGCCAACGCTCGGCCCCCGAATTTCCGTCGTTATTCCAGGAGGTTGTGAATGGCAGCGAAAGAGATCTACTTCCACCAGGGGGCGCGTGACGCCATCCTGCGCGGCGTGCGCACCCTCGCGGACGCGGTGGCCGTGACCCTGGGCCCCAAGGGCCGCAACGTGGTCATCGAGAAGTCCTTCGGCTCGCCCACGGTCACCAAGGACGGCGTCACCGTCGCCAAGGAGATCGACCTCGAGAACAAGTTCGAGAACATGGGCGCGCAGATGGTCAAGGAGGTCGCCTCCAAGACCAGCGACAAGGCGGGTGACGGCACCACCACCGCCACGGTGCTCGCGCGCGCCATCTACGAGGAGGGCCTGAAGCTGGTGGCCGCCGGCCACAGCCCCATGGACCTCAAGCGCGGCATCGACAAGGCCGTCGAGGTGGTGGTGGAGGAGCTCAAGAAGCTCTCCAAGCCCACCAAGGACAAGAAGGACATCGCCCAGGTCGGCATCATCTCCGCCAACGGCGACGAGACCATCGGCAACATCATCGCGGACGCGATGGAGAAGGTCGGCAAGGAGGGCGTCATCACGGTGGAGGAGGCCAAGGGCCTCGAGACCACCCTGGACGTGGTCGAGGGCATGCAGTTCGACCGCGGCTACGTGAGCCCCTACTTCGTCACCAACCGCGAGCGGATGGAGACGGTGCTGGAGGAGCCCTACATCCTCATCAGCGAGCGGAAGGTCTCCGCGATGCAGGACCTCATCCCGCTGCTCGAGCAGGTGGCGCGCTCGGGGCGCCCGCTGCTGATCATCGCCGAGGACGTGGAGGGCGAGGCCCTGGCCACCCTGGTGGTGAACAAGATCCGCGGCGTGCTCAACGTGGCGGCGGTGAAGGCGCCGGGCTTCGGTGACCGCCGCAAGGAGATGCTCAAGGACATCGCCACCCTCACGGGCGGCAACGTCGTGAGCGAGGAGCTCGGCCACAAGTACGAGAACCTCACCCTCCAGGACCTGGGCCGCGCCAAGCGCATCACGATCGACAAGGACAACACCACGATCGTGGACGGCGCCGGTGCGCGCGCGGACATCGAGGGCCGCATCAAGCTCATCCGCCGCCAGGCCGAGGAGAGCACCAGCGACTACGACAAGGAGAAGCTGCAGGAGCGCCTCGCGAAGCTCGCGGGCGGCGTCGCCGTCATCAACGTGGGCGCGGCCACCGAGACCGAGATGAAGGAGAAGAAGGCCCGCGTGGAGGACGCGCTGCACGCGACCCGCGCGGCCGTCGAGGAGGGCATCGTCCCCGGCGGCGGCGTGGCCTACCTGCGCTGCCTCGCCGCGCTCGACAAGCTCAAGCTCGGCGCCCAGGACTTCGGCGTGGACATCATCCGCAAGGCGCTCACCGAGCCGCTGCGCAAGATCGCCAGCAACGCCGGCGTCGAGGGCGCGGTGGTCATCAACAAGGTGCGTGAGGGGCAGGGTGCCTTCGGCTACAACGCCCGCACGGACGTGTTCGAGGACCTGGAGAAGGCCGGCGTCATCGACCCCACCAAGGTCGAGCGCACCGCGCTGCAGAACGCGGCCTCCGTGGCCTCCCTGCTGCTCACCACCGAGGCGATGATCGCCGAGCGGGTGGTGAAGAAGAAGAACGGCAAGGGCGGCGGCGCCGGCGCCGGCGGCATGCCGGACTACGGCGGCGACGACATGGACTACTAGGCCTCCCAGCGCCTGGTGAAGTGACTGCGGCCCCGGGTGCTCTCGCGAGCTCCGGGGCCGCGGTGTTTTCGGGGTCCGCTCAGCCCAGCTTGAGGGCGCGCGCGAGCTCACGGCTCAGCGCGCGCGTGTCGGTGAGCAGCTTCGGGAGGCACGCGGCCGCGCCGCCGCGCAGGGACTCGAGCGCCGCCTCCATGGTGAGGTGCTCGCTGAGCACCACGAAGGGCGCGCCCTGGCTGCGCGTGCGCCCCAGCTCCACCGCCTTGCGCCCGAACGCCGGGCTGAAGTCCCAGCTCACCACCACCGCGGTGGGCGGCTCCTGGGGCGGGTCCACCAGCTCGCCGTACACGCGCGCCTCGAGGCCCAGCAGCGCGAGCGCCTCGCAGAGCTGGCGGGCGCTGTCCGGATTGTCCTCGTACACGTCCACGCGCTTGCCGCTGCCCGCCTGCTGCGGCTGCGGCAGGGGCGCGGCGAGCGCGGCGCGGATCTTGTCGCGCACCTCGCGGATCTCGTCGAAGGGCTTGAGCAGGTAGTCGAGCACTCCGAGCTCGATGGCCTGCTGCGCGGTGAGCACGCTGGGGTAGCCGGTCATCAGGATGACGCGGCTCTGCGCGTGCAGCCGCCGCGCCTCCTGCGCGAGATCCAGCCCGGAGAGCCCCGGCAGGTTCTTGTCCGTGACGATGAGGTCCACGGGCGCGACGCGCAGGTGGCTCAGGGCCTCCTCGGCGGTGTCCGCCTCGAGCACCTCGCACTCCTTGGCGAGCAGGTCGCGGAAGACGCGGCGGATGATCGCCTCGTCGTCCACCACCAGCACGCGCGGGCGCGCAGTCGGTGCCGCGTCCGCGGCGGGGAAGAGCACGCGGAACACCGTGGCCGGAGGCGGGGAGTCCCCCAGCGCCGTCGCCGCCACCAGGGAGAGCTGCGCGCCGTGCTCCTGCGCGATGCGCCGGCACACCGCGAGCCCGAGGCCGGTGCCGCGCCGCTTGCTCGTGGCGTAGGGCTCGAAGAGCCGCTCGCGCATGTCCGGCGGGATGCCCGGGCCCCAGTCAGCCACGTAGAGCGCGGGGGCGCCGCCCTCGCGCGCGAGCACCAGCTTCACCCGGCCGAGGCCCGCCATCGCGTCGCGCGCGTTGTTGAGCAGGTTGAGCGTGAGCTGCTCGAGCAGCCGCGCGTTGCCCTGCACCGGGAGCTCCACGGGCGCATCCACCTCCAGCGAGAGGCGGGCCGAGTCCGGGTTCACGCGGAACAGCTGCACCGCGGCGCCCACCGCCGCGTTGAGCGACACGCGCTCCTGGGGCGCGGGGCGCTGGCTCACCAGGCGGGTGTAGTCCGAGATGATCTGCTCCATCCGGTCCACCTGCGCGAGCAGCAGCCCCAGCGGGCCCTTGCGCCCCGCCTCCTCCTCCATCATCTGCGCGTAGGCCTTGATGCCCAGCAGGGGCTGGCGCAGCTCGTGGAAGACCTCGGCCGCGAGCTGGGCGTGGCCCGTGCCGCCGCCTGCGCGGCGCAGCGCCTCGAGCGCCGTGCGCGCGGCCGCCACGTCGCCGGCCTGCAGGGCCTGCTGCAGCTGCTCGAGGGGGCTCGCGCCTTGCGCCGGAGGAGGGGCCATGGGCCGGAGCATGACGAGCCCGGCGTCCGCGTGCAATCGAACGTGTCCGGGCTTTGCGGTTGACGCTCCCCAAGGGCCGCACGGATGCTGGCCGCAGCTTCCATCCCGAGGGTGCCATGCCGCAGACGAACCCCTTCCACTCGCTCGTCCCGCGCAAGCTCACCGACACCGAGCTCGCGCGCTCCATCCGCCTCAACCTCGAGTCCGAGCTGGATGCGATCAACCTCTACTCGGCGCACATCGACGCGACCGACAACGAGGCCGCCAAGGCGGTGCTGCGCCACGTGATGGACGAGGAGAAGGAGCACGCGGCGCTGTTCTGGCAGCTCATCGCGATGCTGGACCCCGCGCAGGCGAAGCACGCGGCCGAGGCGAACGCCAAGTTCCGCCTCCTCATCTCCGGCGCCTCGCACGAGGAGGTGGAGGCCGCGGGCGAGGGCGGCAACGGCGAGGAGCCCCTGGACCCCGCGGCCCAGAAGCAGCTCACCGTGGGCAACCTGCGGCGCTAGTCCCGCCTAGTCCTTCGGCGGGCTGTGGCGCGCGGCCGGCGTGGCCTCCAGGTCGCGCGCGGCCATGTAGACCACGTTTCGCGAGCCGCGCTTACCCCGGTACATGGCGCGGTCGGCCAGGTCCATCAGCGTGGCCTTGTCGCGCGCGTGCTCGGGGAAGCTCGCGACCCCGATGCAGGTGCTCAAGGAGAGCGAGAGCCCCTCGCGCGCGAGGAAGTGGTGCGTCTCCATGGTGCGCCGGATGCGCTCGGCCACCTTGAGCGCGCCGCCCGAGTCGGTGGCGCGCAGCAGCACCACGTACTCGTCCCCGCCGAAGCGCACCACCACGTCGCGGTCGCGCACGCAGCCCTTCACCACGCGGCCAGCCTCCACGATCACCTTGCTGCCCACCAGGTGGCCGTGGGTGTCGTTCACCGACTTGAAGAGGTCCAGGTCGAGGAAGAGCAGGCTGAACACGCCGCCGCTCTCGCTCTGCTCCGCCGAGCGCAGCTCCTGGTCCAGCACCACGTGCAGGTAGCGGGTGTTGAAGAGGTGGGTGAGGTCGTCGAGGTAGGCGAGATCCTCCACCTCCGCGAAGCGCCCCAGGTTGCGCAGCGCGAGCGCGAGGTGCCGCGAGAGGTACGCCGCCGCCTCGCTCGCGGCCTCACCCGGAGCCTCGTCGAAGAGCAGCACGGCATGGCCCAGCACCGCCTCGCCGTCCGCCGCGGGAAAGGCGCGCACGTGCGCGAAGGGGGAGGGGAGTGACTCCAGCGCCTGCGCGCTGCCCACCGTGCGCAGCCGCACGGAGAGCGCCTCGGCGAGCGGCGTCTCGCTGCCCTCGGGCAGGCCCGCGGAGGCGAGCAGGTGCTGCTCGCCCTCGGAGTCGCGGGTGAAGAGCAGCGCCGCCTTCGCGCCGGCCTGCTGCTGGAACGCTCCGGGCCCGGTGTCCAGGAGCTTCTGGCGGTCGAGCGTCGTGGCGATGCGCTGCCCCGTCTCGAGCAGGGCCACGTGGCGGCGCAGGGAGGCGTTCTCCGCGAGCAGCTGCCGCGTGGTGAGCGCGCGGCGCACCGCGTGGGCGAGCGCCTCGGGGGCCACGGGCTTCACCAGGTACTCGGCCGCGCCGCTCTTGATGGCGCGCACGGCGGGGTCCACCTTGTCGAGGCCGGTGAGCACCACCACCTCGATGCCCGGGTAGCGCTCGCGCGCGTAGCGCAGGATGTCCATGCCGTCGCCGCCGGGCAGGATGAGGTCCGTCACCACCGCGTCGTAGCGGTCCGCACCGAGCGCGCGCTGGGCGTGCTCCAGGTCCGGGACCGAGGTGACTGCGTGGCCTGCGGCCGTGAGGTAGTCGCCGTAGAGGGTGCGGGCGAGCTTGTCGTCGTCGACGAGGAGGATGCGCGCCATGGGGAGGTGCCCTTCGGCTTAACACTGCGGGCGGGGCACTGCTAGGGTGCGGCGCGTGGCACCTTTCGAGAGCGGACGGCGGCTGTGCCTCCTCGTCGAGGCGGGCGAGGCGCGCTTCGCCATCGAGGCCACCTCGGTGATGGAGGTGGCGCACCCCGGCGCGGACGGCCAGTTCCAGCGCGGCGTGCTGGAGGTGAAGGACCTGAGCGCGCTGCTGGGCGGCAGCCCCGAGACCGGCCCCGGCATGGTGGTGGTGCTCGACACCAGCCCCACGCTCGCGGTGCGCGTGCGCAGCGTGGTGGAGGTGGCGGACGTCGCGCGCGCCCCCTTCTTCATGCTCCCCCCGGGACTCGGCGGGCTCGCTGCCCTGAGCCGCGGGGCCCTGGTGCACAAGGACCGGCTCTACCTGGAGCTCGCCGCGGAGGCCCTGCCGCACCAGCCTGCTCCCCTGGCAGGCGTGCCGCCGCGGGCGGTGTACCTGCTCGAGGCCCCGCCCGAGCGCGCGCTCGTCTTCGAGTCCCTCGGCCGCCACTACGGGGTGCCCCTGCCGCTGGTCTCCCAGGTGGTGGCTCGCGGGCCGGACTTCACCGCACTCCCGGTGCAGGCGGGCCCGGTAGCGGGGCTCTTTCCCCACGCCCAAGCGCTCTGGCCGCTGTGCACGGCGCCGGGGCTGCTGGGGGAGGCGGCGCTCCCGGAGGCCTTCTTCGTGCTCACGGAGCTCGCGGGCCAGAACGTGGCGCTCGCGGCGGCGCGCGTGGTGGGCGTGTTCCAGCGCTTCGAGCCCACCGAGGCGCGGGGCGAGTTCTCCGCCCAGGGCCTGTCTGCCCCTGCGCTCTTCCTGGACCTGCAGCGCATGTTTTCTTGATCGCCCCGGAGCGCGGCCATTAGGCTCCCTTGCTCGACTTCCCGGCAACCCCCCGTCCCCAAAGGCTTTGATCGATGCCCAAGAACCTGCTGGTCGCCGACGACTCCCTCACCATCCGCAAGGTGATCGGGATGATCTTCGCGACCGAAGACTTCCAGGTGACCGCGGTGGACAACGGGCTGGACGCCATCAGCCGCGCGCGCGAGCTGCGCCCCGACATCGTGCTCGCCGACGTGACCATGCCCGGCAAGAGCGGCTACGAGGTGTGCGAGGCACTCAAGAGCGACCCCTCCACCCAGGCGATTCCCGTGCTGCTGCTCGCGGGCACCTTCGAGACCTTCGACGAGGCGCGCGCCCGCTCGGTGCGCGCCGATGACCACGTGCCCAAGCCCTTCGAGAGCCAGGTGCTCCTGGACAAGGTGAAGGCGCTGGTGGGGCAGAAGTCCAACACGATGCCCGCCGCCGCGGCGATGCGCACGGTGGCCCCCTCGGCTGCGCCCGTCGCCGCCGCGCCCGCTGCTCCGCGCCCGCCCGCGCCCGGGATGGCGCCGCCTCCGGGGGCGCGCCCGGGCATGCCTCCGGGCCCCGGGATGCCGCCGCGCCCGGGCATGCCGGGTGGCCCCGGGATGCCGCCTCCCGCCGGGATGGCGCGTCCGGGCATGCCTCCGGGCCCCGGGATGCCGCCGGGGCCGGGCATGGCTCCGCGCCCCGGGATGCCGGGCCCCGGCATGCCGCCGCCTCCGGGCATGGCGCGCCCGGGCATGCCTCCTGGGCCGGGGATGCCTCCGGGCCCTGGCATGCCGCCGCGCCCCGGGATGCCGGGTCCGGGCATGCCGCCGCCTCCGGGCATGGCGCGTCCGGGGATGCCTCCGGGGCCGGGCATGCCGCCGCCTCCGGGCATGGCGCGTCCTCCGGCCGGCGCCCCCGCGCCCAACATCCCGGGCGGCTTCCCGCGCCCGCCGGGTGGCACGCCGCTGCCCGCAGGTCCCGCGGGCGTCCCGCCCATTGGCGGCGGCGGTGCCCAGCCGGGCCGCTCGCGCGATCCCTTTGGCCTCGGGGCTCCGGGCGCGCAGCCCGCTCCCGCGCGTGCGCCCGTGGCGCCCCCGCCCCAGTCCTCGCTGGACGATCTCTCCATCGACGACGCTCCGGCGGCGCCTGCGCCCGCCGCGGCGCGTGCGCCGGCCGCGCCTGCCTCCAGTGATGGCGGCGAGGCGCTGCTGCGCGAGGCGCTCTCCAAGGCGAGCCGCGAGGTGATCGAGAAGATCGCGTGGGAGGTGGTACCGCAGCTGGCGGAGACCATCATCCGCGAGGAGCTCGAGCGGCTCATCAAGGACCGCGAGACGCAGCACTAGGCCCTCGCTCCCCGCGCGGGGACGTGGCAGACCCTGAAACCCGCCCGCGGGCCGGTGCGCACGATGCGCGCCGGCCTCGCGGCGCTTGACGAGAACGCGTGATGACGACCGAGACCGATCTCTCTCCCGAGCTCTCCAAGGCCTACGAGCCCACCGAGGTGGAGGCCCGCTGGTACGCCTTCTGGCTCGAGAAGAACTACTTCCGCGCCGAGGCCACCAGTACCAAGCCGCCGTTCTCCATCGTGCTGCCGCCGCCCAACGTGACGGGCTCGCTGCACCTCGGCCACGCGCTCACGGCGACCATCCAGGACATCCTGATTCGCTGGAAGCGCATGAGCGGCTTCAACGCGCTGTGGCTGCCGGGCACGGACCACGCGGGCATCGCCACGCAGATGGTGGTGGAGAAGGAGCTCAAGCGCACCGAGAAGAAGAGCCGCCACGACCTGGGGCGCGCCGAGTTCCTCAAGCGCGTGTGGGAGTGGAAGGACAAGTACGGCAAGCGCATCGGCGAGCAGCACCAGGTGCTGGGCGCCTCGCTCGACTGGAGCCGCGAGCGCTTCACCATGGACGCGCGCTCCAGCGCCGCCGTGCGCGAGGTCTTCGTCCGCCTCTACGAGGAAGGGCTCATCTACCGGGCCCAGAAGCTCATCAACTGGTGCCCCAGCTGCCGCACCGCGCTGAGCGACCTCGAGGTGGAGCACGAGGAGAAGGCGGGCTCGCTCTGGCACATCCACTACCCGGTGAAGGGCTCGGACCGGAAGCTCACCGTGGCCACCACGCGCCCCGAGACGATGCTCGGCGACACCGCGGTGGCGGTGCACCCGGACGACCCGCGCTACGCGGGGCTCGTGGGCCAGAGCGTGCAGCTGCCGCTCACCGGCCGCGAGATCCCGATCATCGCGGACCCGGAGCTGGTGCAGATGGAGTTCGGCACCGGCGTGGTGAAGGTCACCCCCGCGCACGACTTCAACGACTACCAGACGGGGCTTCGGCACAAGCTGCCGATGAACTCCATCCTCGATGACGCCGCCCGCACCAACAAGGAGGCGGGCCCGTACGCGGGGCTGGATCGCTACGAGGCGCGCAAGCGCGTGCTCGAGGATCTCACGGCGCAGGGGCTGCTCGAGAAGGAGGAGCCGCACAAGCTCAGCGTGGGCGGCTGCCAGCGCTGCGGCACCGTGGTGGAGCCGCGCCTCAGCCCGCAGTGGTTCGTGAAGATCGAGCCGCTCGCCACCCCCGCCATCCGCGCGGTGGAGGAGGGGAGGACGAAGTTCGTCCCCGAGACCTGGACGAACACCTTCTTCCAGTGGATGCGCAACATCCACGACTGGACCATCAGCCGCCAGCTGTGGTGGGGCCACCAGATCCCCGCCTACTACTGCACCACCTGCAGCCCGCGGCAGGGTGACGACACGGACCTGCCGCTGGATGCGCCCACCATGCGCGTGGGCGGCATCGACTACGCGCGCGCCACGCCCATCGTCGCGCGCGAGCAGCCCGAGAGCTGCCCCAGCTGCGGCGGCCACAGCTTCGAGCAGGACCAGGACGTGCTCGACACCTGGTTCAGCTCGGGCCTCTGGCCCTTCAGCACCCTGGGCTGGCCCGAGCAGACGCCGGAGCTCAAGTCCTTTTACCCGAACTCCGTCATGGAGACGGGCCACGACATCATCTTCTTCTGGGTCGCCCGGATGATGATGATGGGCCTGCACTTCATGGGGGACGTGCCCTTCAAGACCGTCTACCTGCACGCGATGGTGCGCGACGAGAAGGGCGAGAAGATGTCCAAGACGAAGGGGAACGTCATCGATCCCCTGGACGTCATCCGCGGCGCCAGCGCGGAGCAGCTCGCCCCCAGCCTGAAGAACAAGTTCCCGCAGGGGATGCCGGCGCACGGCGCAGACGCGCTGCGCTTCACGCTCGCCTCGCTCACGCAGCAGGGCCGCGACATCAAGCTCTCGATGGACCGGCTCGCGGGCTACAAGGCCTTCAGCAACAAGCTGTGGAACGCGAGCCGCTTCGCCCTGATGAACATGGGCGACTTCCGCGCGGACGGCCGCCACCCGAAGGAGCGCAACCTCACGCTCGCGGACCGGTGGATCCTCGCGCGGCTGCAGCGCGCGATCGTGGAGACCGGCAAGGCGCTCGAGGCCTACCAGTTCGGCGAGGCCGCGAGCACGCTCTACCAGTTCCTCTGGGGCGAGTTCTGCGACTGGTACATCGAGCTCGCCAAGGGCTCGCTGTACGGCGAGGACGTGCAGGCGAAGGACAGCACCCGCGCGGTGCTGGTGTACGCGCTGGATCAGATCCTGCGCCTGCTGCACCCCTTCATGCCCTTCATCACCGAGGAGATCTGGCAGAAGCTGCCGATGCAGCGGTCCACCGAGTCCATCATGGTGGCCCCCTTCCCGCAGCCGGACCCGCGGCTCGAGGACGCGGCGGCCGAGGCCGAGATGGCCCCGGTGGTCGCGGCGATCGAAGGCCTGCGCAACATCCGCGGCGAGAGCAACCTCTCGCCCGCGCAGAAGCTGGTCGCGCACGTGCAGAGCGCGGACCCGCAGCTGCGCGCGACGCTGGAGCGCTGGAAGGGCTACCTCATGCCGCTCTCCGGCCTCTCCCAGGTGCACATCTCCGCGCCGGGCGCGCGCCCCGCGCAGGCGGCGGCGTACGTGGGGCCGGGCATGGAGATCTACGTGCCGCTCGCGGGCCTCATCGACTTCGCGGCCGAGCGCGACCGGCTGGGCAAGGAGATCGCCCGCATCGACCAGGACCTCGCGGGCATCCTGCGCAAGCTGGACAACCCCAACTTCGTCGCCAAGGCGCCGCCGGACGTGGTGGAGAAGGACCGCGCGCGCGTGGCGGAGCTGCAGGCGCGCCGCCAGAAGCTGCAGGAGAACCTCGCGCGCCTGTCCGAGCCCGAGGCCGCTCCGGCACAGTCCGCGGGCGGCGGCGTGGACGCGGTGGACATCACCGTGACGGACGTCGTCGTCACGGGGGCCGCGGTGGCGGCGACGGATGCGCCGGCGCGCGAGGGCGAGGGCGTGAACCTCGCCGAGGAGCTGAAGGAGGAGCTCGCGGCCGCGGAGATTCCGCCGCAGGCCGCCGCGCAGCAGGAGCACGCGGTGCCGAAGATGACGGCGGACGCGAAGGAGGAACTCACCGCGGCGGACCACCACGACCTGGGCATGGCCTACATAGGCATGGGGCTGGTGGACCAGGCGGTGAAGGAGCTCACGCTCGCGAAGAAGGGCGACCCGTCGCCCGCGGTGAAGCAGGTGAAGCGCGCGGCGAAGAAGGCCGTGGCGGCGGTGAAGAAGGTCGCGGTCAAGGCGAAGGCGGCGGTGAAGAAGGCCGCGGCGAAGAAGACGGCTGCCAAGGCACCTGCGGCGAAGG contains:
- a CDS encoding metallopeptidase family protein, which translates into the protein MAKRGTRKADPAGVVERLERAAEAFDAEDFEGALAHAEGALQLSPEHPEALHFRAAAQVELGEVEDAARTYMRAVKAAPDAVELLLGAAECLVVGLGEDRDAVSEGLALCARGRKLAERADDVERVFEFLLLEATGFNQLGECEEALVKADAALAHVPRSVEAQLERAMALFELCRFEEARKAFERVLEDEPDEPWAHHSLGLLAERRGDAKEAQRRFQRAQALAPEEFPPPVHLGEAAFDQALEDAVKGLPEHVKGYLDNVTIAVEDLPSDEDLLAEKPPLSPAILGVFRGTPVGERSVMNAADHFPASIVLYQRNLERFARTREELIEQIGITVMHEVGHLIGLDEEDLWERGLD
- the groL gene encoding chaperonin GroEL (60 kDa chaperone family; promotes refolding of misfolded polypeptides especially under stressful conditions; forms two stacked rings of heptamers to form a barrel-shaped 14mer; ends can be capped by GroES; misfolded proteins enter the barrel where they are refolded when GroES binds), translating into MAAKEIYFHQGARDAILRGVRTLADAVAVTLGPKGRNVVIEKSFGSPTVTKDGVTVAKEIDLENKFENMGAQMVKEVASKTSDKAGDGTTTATVLARAIYEEGLKLVAAGHSPMDLKRGIDKAVEVVVEELKKLSKPTKDKKDIAQVGIISANGDETIGNIIADAMEKVGKEGVITVEEAKGLETTLDVVEGMQFDRGYVSPYFVTNRERMETVLEEPYILISERKVSAMQDLIPLLEQVARSGRPLLIIAEDVEGEALATLVVNKIRGVLNVAAVKAPGFGDRRKEMLKDIATLTGGNVVSEELGHKYENLTLQDLGRAKRITIDKDNTTIVDGAGARADIEGRIKLIRRQAEESTSDYDKEKLQERLAKLAGGVAVINVGAATETEMKEKKARVEDALHATRAAVEEGIVPGGGVAYLRCLAALDKLKLGAQDFGVDIIRKALTEPLRKIASNAGVEGAVVINKVREGQGAFGYNARTDVFEDLEKAGVIDPTKVERTALQNAASVASLLLTTEAMIAERVVKKKNGKGGGAGAGGMPDYGGDDMDY
- the sinK gene encoding hybrid histidine protein kinase/response regulator SinK — translated: MAPPPAQGASPLEQLQQALQAGDVAAARTALEALRRAGGGTGHAQLAAEVFHELRQPLLGIKAYAQMMEEEAGRKGPLGLLLAQVDRMEQIISDYTRLVSQRPAPQERVSLNAAVGAAVQLFRVNPDSARLSLEVDAPVELPVQGNARLLEQLTLNLLNNARDAMAGLGRVKLVLAREGGAPALYVADWGPGIPPDMRERLFEPYATSKRRGTGLGLAVCRRIAQEHGAQLSLVAATALGDSPPPATVFRVLFPAADAAPTARPRVLVVDDEAIIRRVFRDLLAKECEVLEADTAEEALSHLRVAPVDLIVTDKNLPGLSGLDLAQEARRLHAQSRVILMTGYPSVLTAQQAIELGVLDYLLKPFDEIREVRDKIRAALAAPLPQPQQAGSGKRVDVYEDNPDSARQLCEALALLGLEARVYGELVDPPQEPPTAVVVSWDFSPAFGRKAVELGRTRSQGAPFVVLSEHLTMEAALESLRGGAAACLPKLLTDTRALSRELARALKLG
- a CDS encoding demethoxyubiquinone hydroxylase family protein; this translates as MPQTNPFHSLVPRKLTDTELARSIRLNLESELDAINLYSAHIDATDNEAAKAVLRHVMDEEKEHAALFWQLIAMLDPAQAKHAAEANAKFRLLISGASHEEVEAAGEGGNGEEPLDPAAQKQLTVGNLRR
- a CDS encoding diguanylate cyclase; the encoded protein is MARILLVDDDKLARTLYGDYLTAAGHAVTSVPDLEHAQRALGADRYDAVVTDLILPGGDGMDILRYARERYPGIEVVVLTGLDKVDPAVRAIKSGAAEYLVKPVAPEALAHAVRRALTTRQLLAENASLRRHVALLETGQRIATTLDRQKLLDTGPGAFQQQAGAKAALLFTRDSEGEQHLLASAGLPEGSETPLAEALSVRLRTVGSAQALESLPSPFAHVRAFPAADGEAVLGHAVLLFDEAPGEAASEAAAYLSRHLALALRNLGRFAEVEDLAYLDDLTHLFNTRYLHVVLDQELRSAEQSESGGVFSLLFLDLDLFKSVNDTHGHLVGSKVIVEAGRVVKGCVRDRDVVVRFGGDEYVVLLRATDSGGALKVAERIRRTMETHHFLAREGLSLSLSTCIGVASFPEHARDKATLMDLADRAMYRGKRGSRNVVYMAARDLEATPAARHSPPKD
- a CDS encoding chemotaxis protein CheW; translated protein: MAPFESGRRLCLLVEAGEARFAIEATSVMEVAHPGADGQFQRGVLEVKDLSALLGGSPETGPGMVVVLDTSPTLAVRVRSVVEVADVARAPFFMLPPGLGGLAALSRGALVHKDRLYLELAAEALPHQPAPLAGVPPRAVYLLEAPPERALVFESLGRHYGVPLPLVSQVVARGPDFTALPVQAGPVAGLFPHAQALWPLCTAPGLLGEAALPEAFFVLTELAGQNVALAAARVVGVFQRFEPTEARGEFSAQGLSAPALFLDLQRMFS